Part of the Ictalurus punctatus breed USDA103 chromosome 9, Coco_2.0, whole genome shotgun sequence genome is shown below.
CTCCTGGGCTTATgatgtgagacacacacacacacacaaacatacacacgcatacacacacacacacaaaaatacatacataaatgcacacacactttatatacagATGGATGAACAGAAGTACTGCTGATGattaatgtatttgtttgtgttatatatatgtgtgtgtgtgtgtgtgtgtaggagtttgATAAAGCAGCGTCTCGTCAGGTCCAGCTGCTGTTTGAGGAGATTGATGAGGAGCTGTATGAGGGGAGAGGAGGAGTGCAGCAGGACGAGTGTAAACTGTGGACATCACGATTCCCTCATCTACGGtacacacatcactacacacacacacacatcactacaaacatcacaacacacatacacacaatcactgcacacacatcactacacacacacacacacatcactacacacacacacacacacacacacacacacacacacactcatcactacacacagtatctcacaaaagtgagtacacccctcacatttttgtaaatatttgattatatcttttcatgtgacaacactgaagaaatgacactttgctacaatgtaaagtagtgagtgtacagcttgtgtaacagtgtatatttcctgtcccctcaaaataactcaacacacagccaataatgtctaaaccgctggcaacaaaagtgagtacacccctaagtgaaaatgtccaaattgggcccaattagccattttccctccccggtgtcatgtgacttgttagtgttacaaggtgtCTGGTGTGAAtgtggagcaggtgtgttaaattttttGTCATCgttctctcacactccctcatactggtcactggacgTTCAACGTGGCACCTCATggtaaagaactctctgaggatctgaataaaagaattgttgctctacataaagatggcttagGCTCTAAGAAGACTGCCaaaaccctgacactgagctgcagcacggtggccaagaccatacagcggtttaacaggacaggttccactcggaacaggcctcgccatggtcgaccgaAGAAGTTGAGTgtatgtgctcagcgtcatatccagaggttgtctttgggaaatagacgtatgagtgcagccagcattgctgcagaggttgaaggggtggggggtcagcctgtcagtgctcagaccatacgccgcatcaaattggtctgcatggctgttgtcccagaaggaagcctcttctaaagatgatgcacaagaaagcccacaaacagtttgctgaagacaagcagactaaggacatggataactggaaccatgtcctgtggtctgatgagaccaagataaacttatttggttcagatggtgtcaagcgtgcaTGGCGGCagccaggtgaggagtacaaagacaagtgtgtcttgcctacagtcaagcatggtggtgggagtgtcatggtctggggctgcacgagtgctgccggcactggggagctacagttcattgagggaaccatgaatgccaacatgtactgtgacatactgaagcagagactgggccgcagggcagtattccagcatgataacgaccccaaacacacctccaagacgaccactgccttgctaaagaagctgagggtgaaggtgatggactggccgagcatgtctccagacctaaaccctattgagcatctgtggggcatcctcaaacggaaggtggaggagcacaaggtctctaacatccaccagctctgtgatgtcgtcatggaggagtggaagaggactccagtggcaacctgtgaagctctggtgaactccatgcccaagagggttaaggcagtgctggaaaataatggtggccacacaaaatattgacactttgggcccaatttggacattttcacttaggggtgtactcacttttgttgccagcggtttagacattattggctatgtgttgagttattttgaggggacagcaaatttacactgttacacaagctgtacactcaccattttacattgtagcaaagtgtcatttcttcagtgttgtcacatgaaaagatataatcaaatatttacaaaaatgtgaggggtgtactcacttttgtgagatactgtatgcaCGCACTCATCACTACATATACATCactacatatgcacacacacacaatcactacacacacgcgcacgcacacacacacatacatcactacacacacacacatatccctCATTACACATgcactcatcactacacacactcatccatcaccacacacacacacacacacacacacacacacacacacactaatcaaagTCTCCTTAAGTTAATGGTGTCTGCATGTTGTGTGTTCACTGTGCAACATGAACAGTGTGAGACATCACTATTCTCCACATATTTGACTGTAGACAAGCACACACAAGATAAGCACATGCTGTTCAGTAGTTTGTATAAGGGAACACcgctaactgtgtgtgtgtgtgtgtgtgtgtgtttgtgtgtgtgtgtgtgtgttaggattctTGGAAAGCAGTTGGTGTGTACCACAGATGAAGGGTTCCAGTGGTTCTCCGTGTCATCTCACAACAGCAGCTCGGGGACTCACATACAGAGCACAGGCAAcgagtgagtgtttgtgtgtgagtgtgtgtgtgtcacacacacagtcacttcaTACAGAGACTGATCAGCTGTGTTTCTCTTTAAAACTTTCTGCACTAGAGTGGtggttgatgatgatgagccctcactgtatatttaaaattatttactggAATATCCAGAAGACTAAGTGCTCAAAATAACTTTCCATAGGTTTAAATTCGAACACTAACTGAGAGAACCATTATTGTTCCCATCTGTTATACctgctctttttctttctgtgtgtttcCTAATTTCTTACTTTTAAGTTGACTTGGTAACCACAGGTGAGGCTCCTTCCACTTCCTGGATCTGGCAGTTGCTTgggcacctctctctctctctgtctctccccccctctctctctatcgctctctctcgctctctctctctctctctctctccctctctgtctctctctctctctctctctctctctctctctctctctctctctctctctctccctctctccccctctctctctctctctctctgtctctccctctctctgtctctccctctctctctctgtctctctctctgtctttccctctctctctctccctctctccctctctctttctgtctttccctctctctctctctctctgtctctctctctctgtctctctctctctgtctctccctctctctctctctctctctctctctctctctctctctctctctctgtctctccctttcaATCTCTGCAGCGAGCAGAGTTGTGTTCATTGGTTTGATTCCCTGGGTTAACTACTCTAAATAAACAGTTGCTCATTATAAATTGGTGTCTTGATGCTTTTATGTTGTAACATGTTGGGGGATAATTGTCCCTAATTCGGGTTTATTTGGTGGCTTGCTGTTTGTTGTTGGTGGGTCAGTCCTCCATTTTGATAGAATTTTTGCAGGCGAGTGCACTTGTTTGTCACTGCCTGTAGAGGTAATGGAGTGTGATGAGGTAAGTGTTAAATACATTCAGTGAGTTAGTGTGCTATTTATTAGCCATTCCGCTAATGGGTCCATGATCCTGACTAGTGTGATAGCAGTTCATGTGAAGTTGTTTGGAGCAGTGTACCCTGAGTTTTCTGAGCTTCTTTTAATGATTGCAGAACTTGTCCCCAGTATGTAAGCACTATAGATCGCTGGCTGTACTGTTTGAGGGGTAGCGTCTAGCTCTAGTGTGGTGTTTAAGATTTTGTTAGTTATTTGCTCGAGAGCAGTTTGGCTGCTTTGTGCATTGATTGGATTGTTTTTAGATACTTGATGACTGTAATGTTTGTCCTTTGATGGTGTTTTGCCTAATAGAGTATTATATAATAAGAGTCAAGAAATGGCACCCATCAAAGATTTTGATCTGGGGAGCTTCTTCAAATGTTTACTAAAGAACAGCTTTTAAAACTTGCCTTGATGCACACAGCTGCCAACTTATACACGTAGTTAACAGCAAGTATAAATCAGCCttaaccctgtgtgtgtgtgtgtgtgtgtgtgtgtgtgtgtgtgtgtgtgtgtgtgtgtataccagACTGTGTGTTCAGGGACACAGGGCTGCACTCTGTATGGAGGTGACACACAAACCTGACTCCTGTGATTCTCATGAAGATGAGTTAAATAAAggaatagaagaagaagaaggactgATGGAGGAATACCTGGTCTTCGACTGGAGAgacatgtgagtgtgtgtgtttgaacagGAGGACACAGaaatatgtgtctgtgtgtgtgtgaacaggagGACAcagtaatatgtgtgtgtgtgtgagagagagagagagaacaggaggACACACTTagttgtgtgtgtctgtgtgcaatgatgtgtgtttgtgtgtgtccagtgatgatgagtgtgtgtgtgtgtgaacaggaggacacagtaatgtgtgtgtgtgtgtgtgtgtgtgtgtgagagagagagagagagagagaacaggaggACACACTTagtaattttgtgtgtgtgtgtgtgtgtgtgtgtgtgtgtgtgtgtgtgtgtgtgtgtgcgtgcagtgatgaggagtgtgtgtgtgtgaacaggagAACACACTTGGTGCCCCCTGTGTCTCCGTATCGCTGCAGGAGGGAGGCTGTgcttgacttcctgtttgatgACGTGTGGCAGGAGCTGATTGGCTGCATGGAGGAACTTCTGATGAGACTGTGGGAAGGCTGTAGCTCAGgtagatgcacacacacatatgcacacacacatatgcacacacacatacacacacactacagtgtcAGGGATAACCTTAGGGGATTCTTTACTACTTGTGTTTCCTGCCTCTGGTTGGTTTATAAGAGTGTTGTAGTGATAGTGTGATGGTGGTCATAGTGTAGAGTCGTGATGGTGTGGTgatagtgtagtgttgtgtggtGGTAGTGTCGTGATAGTGTCGTGATAGTGTCGTGATAGTGTCGTGATGGTGTCGTGATGGTGTCGTGATGGTGTCGTGATGGTGTGGTGatagtgtagtgttgtggtgATAGTGTAGTGTGGTGATGGTGTGGTGATGGTGTGGTGATGGTGTGGTGATTGTGTGGTGATTGTGTGGTGATAGTGTATTGATAGTGTAGTGTCGTGATGGTGTGGTAATTGTGTGGTGATAGTGTATTGATAGTGTAGTGTCGTGATCGTGTAGTGATAGTGTCCtgatagtgtagtatagtgatAGTGTGGTCATAATGTAGTGTCGTGATGGTGTGGTGATAGTGTCGTGCTCTGATAGTGTAGTGTGGTGATAGTGTAGTAATAATGTGGTGATAGTATAATGTGGTGATAGTATAGTGTGGTGATAGTGTAGTAATAGTGTGGTGATAGTGTAGTGTGGTGATAGTGTAGTAATAGTGTGGTGATAGTGTAGTGTGGTGATAGTGTAGTAATAGTGTGGTGATAGTGTAGTGTGGTGATAGTGTAGTAATAGTGTGGTGATAGTGTAGTGTGGTGATAGTGTAGTAATAGTGTGGTTATAGTGTAGTAATAGTGTGATGATGGTATAGTGTGGTGATGGTATAGTGTGGTGATAGTGTGGTGATAGTGTAGTAATAGTGTGGTGATAGTGTAGTAATAGTGTGGTTATAGTGTAGTAATAGTGTGATGATGGTATAGTGTGGTGATGGTATAGTGTGGTGATAGTGTGGTGATAGTGCGGTGATACACTATTTGTATGTGTGTCACATACAAAAGTGTCTTTGCATGACCTtgtatgtaaaacaaaaaagcaaacaaagtctgaatttttgttttttcgttATTTATTACATTGTGATTGTAATCTATAATCATGTTGGAAAAGGTGAACAGTGAGATAAGCATTTGATCATACACCGTGACTAACCGTAAAAACACTAGTGAGATGTCCtgtcttctttatttttcttctttttccatgTTACTTTTGAATTATTTCTCGGAAATCAAAACTCTGTACTGACGATAAATCATTTTGTCATGTGTTTTTCCTCCAGATGAGGAGAAGAGTTCGGTATCTCTCAGTCCAGCACATCATCAATCCCATAATCCCTCAGGGATGAAGTCCAGCACTTCCGGTACTCTGCCACGCCTCGGCCCCCAGCCACAGCACACTCCTAACGCCTTGCACACTCCGGTTAGTGCACTACAGCACTGTTAGTGAAACACCACCTCATCTCTGATATACACAGCCCACAGTCAACTGCagagtgtgtgcgcgagtgtgcgtgtgtgtgtgtgtgtgtgtgcacacccTGTCAATACCCACCTTGTACTAGTAATCCACTGTAattacactctaacacactccgTCAGTCTGCACTAAAACACACCAgaactacaacacacacacacatgcttgacTCAGAATTAGTAGTTAAACGTTGTGTGTTTCTGCCTGAATGAAATCTACAGCATCACAACAGTTTATTAAATAGAGAACAAAGCAGATAGACAGGTctgtagagagacagacagataaccAGACTGTGCGTGGAGAGcgttttgtgttgtgttttgtgtgagtgtgtgtgagctccTCAATATCACACTTCGTCTCAAACCCTTGCTGCAGGGTGTGTGAGCTCTGAATACGTCACACATCCAGCCAGATCGTTGTGTTATGTTACATAGTGTtattgtgttgtgtagtgttcaCATtaacgcagagagagagacaggttgTGTTACTGTGTGAGACAGACAGGTTGTGTTACTGTGTGAGAGCTGATGGAACAAGTACAGGTGTTGGTAGtgcaaacactcacacacacacttttacacacgtgcacacactgCTTCCAATATTAGTCTCTTCATTAActttttgctgtttttcttttctttgtttcttctcattccctctctcttgctctctatctatctctcgatctatctgtctgtctcttcctctctccctctgtctctgtctctccctctctctgtctctgtctctccctctctctgtctctgtctctttctctctccctctctctgtctctctctttctctccttctcctgaCTGTacctttctctctatctctccatcttccTCCATGTTTTATTGCTGAAGAGCACAAAGTCGAGGGGCTCAAAGTCGAGATGGAAATCCAAAAAGCAGAGAAAACCATCTACTGTATGTAACTGCACTGAGACAgacagctctaacacacacacacacacacacacacacacacacacacacacacacacacacacacacacacacacacaaaaaaaaaaaaaacaaaaaaaaaaaaacaaaaaaaacagagagcatGCTTCGACTTATAAGCATCTGGTTCATGTTCCTTTTGACAATGCCTGTGTGATCTTAGTTGTGTGAGAGTGTACCTGTACGGGAGTGGAGGGGTGCGAGAGTGTGCGGGCGCGTAGGTGTGCGGGAATGCGGGAGCGTAACTGTGCAGGCAATGTAACGGTGTGGGATCATAGGTGTACCAGAATGCCGGAGCGTGTAGGTGTGCTGGAATGCTGGCGTGCCGGTATGCTGGCGCGTAACTGCTGGAGCataggtgtgtgtagggaatGCGGGCGTGTAGGTGTGCAAGAATGCGGACGTGTAGGTGTGCGGGCATGTGGGAATGCGGGCGTGTAGGTGTGCAGGAATGCGGGCGTGTAGGTGTGCGGGAATGCGGGCATGTAGGTGTGCAGGAATGCGGGCGTGTAGGTGTGAGGGAGCATAGGTGTGCGGGCgtgtaggtgtgcaggtgtacaggaaTGTGGGCGTATTGGTGTGAGGGAGCGTAGGTGTGCAGGCATGTAGGTGTGCGGGAATGCAGGCGTGTAGGTGTGCGGGAATGCGGGCGTGTAGATGTGCAAAAGCGTAGGTATTCAGGCGTGTAGGTATGCAGGCATGTGGGAGTAAACATTATATAATGATAACATTGTGAATTATGACATCAGCACACGTGTGTGCGCTTATGACTAACCTCCTGCTTTCTTACTGCATTTATAGAcaatgtctttctctctctctctgtctgtctctctctctttctctctgtgtctgtctctctctctctgtctgtctctctgtctatatgtctctatctgtctctctctctgtctttctctctctctgtctgtgtgtctctctctctgtctttctctctgtctctctctgtctctcgctgtctctctctcttcccctcccaGCCCAGTCGGGTGTGTTCAGGATCAGCAGCATTGCAGCATCACACTCTGAATGAGCTGATTGTGGTTCACAGTCTTCCTCTGCAGCAACGACACACAACTGCACCGGAGCACACTGCACAGTAATGcacagtaatacacacacacacacacacacacacacacaaacacacagattcTGAATGCCATCTCTCTATCCCTGTAGTGACTCCGAGGAGAGGATGAGCCTCTCTAAGCCCCGCCCTCGCTGCTCTCTGGAACAAAGCCCATCCCCTTTACCTCGCCCTCCTCCATCATCACGGAGACGACCCCTCCCTCCTCGCACGCTCCTCCCACTGACCCAGTCCAGCACATCTGGAAACATGGAGGACATTATCAGAGGGACACGACTGTGAGAcacgtgtctgtctgtctacgtgtttatctgcctgtctctctttcactctgtctgtctctctgtcactctgtctctctgtctgttttttaaacctcttttctcagtacactgtgtgtttgtgtttgtgtgtgtgtgtgtgtgtgtgtgtgtgtgtgtgtgtgtgtgtgtgtgtgtgcacgcgcatCTCAGAGCCCCGGCTGGTGAACGCCTCTCCTCTTCTGTGATGACTCTCAGCAGGAACACACTCCTTCCCCCCATTGGCACTGCAgacaaagaacacacacactctggacatcacacacacctctctcaggtaacacacacacacagatgtggtGCATGCACGTCACTGAATATTTTCACTGCTTTcacatatatatgcatgtgtgtgtgtgtgtctgtgtgtgtgtagcgtcACAGAGCTCCTTCCAGTCGTGCTCATAGTGCTGTAGCAGATGAAGCTGGCAGCCTGCTGGCCTTCTCCAGAcccaacaccacacacaccttcagggtaaacaaaaacacacacacacacacattctagtTCCAGGTGTGTAAATTCCAGTCTTTAGACCAGAGGTGTGTTTCATCTCTTTGTTGATCTGTTAATCAGGTCAAGAAAAAACTTAAACAgagtgtgtgcgcacgtgtgcgtgtgtgtgtgcgcacgtgtgcgtgtgtgtgtgcgcacgtgtgcgtgtgtgtgattgtttgtgtgtatatttcaGTCGGATACACCTCATCGCCGCTCTTTCACTGTTCTGGACAGCAGCAGGCCGGCAAGACCAGGCAGAGCCTCCATGGGCACAggtatatgcacacacacaaacacacacacatgagattAACAATCTTGCAGTCTACCTATAACATGGTATTCTGCCCCCTtcgtgtggtgtgtgtgtagattctTTGGGTATTGGTGTAACAGGGATTAGCTTGGGTATTAGCAGCTCTTCCTTCTTGGACTCATTTGCCACTCATACTCTTGACCACTCCCCCATTGAAGATGGGGAGGAACCAGAAGGTAGAGCCCCGCCCCCAGGTCAGTGACACTCGTTTCACCTCTcaattcatcaccaccattcatctctttattgactttttaatcaatatctgtctgtctgtctctctctctctctctctctctcacactctcgccAGCTCTACTGGTTCCCGTGTCTCTCCAGTCACATAGTAGAGGAGGCCTGATGACTCGCAGCAACAGACCAGGAccttaacaaacacacacatgcgcacacacatacacagacacatacacacacaccacatacacaccacacacacagcagttctCAGCAGACCTTTTCTACCACATTTAtgaatattgttattattgttcttatgattaatattattattgtagttgtctgatttttttttagagtccTATTTTTGTATAACTGCCAAAGACAataagccacacacacacacacacacacacacacacacacacacacacacacacacacacacacacacacacacagtgccatgTTGTTACTGTAGACCTTTTTGGTTCCTGTGTGATATAAATGATACTATGACAAACACTACAGGTGACATGACAGGGGTCACATGACTTATAAGCAGGATGggggatttttttattatacttttttttattgattgttGTCAGGacaaaaatgtttgtgattattAAAGCCTTAGGGCTGTAAGCCataccccccacacacacaaacatatacacgcatacacacacacacacacacacacacacacacacacacacacacacacacacacacttttcaatGTTTAAATGGGGAAATTAATAACCTTACACtttaatgatgaaataaaaaatttttcaGAACTTCGTTTTGGCTAGATCATTCAGTTCTCGTTAATTTTCCTTGTCCTTTTTTCCTCGTCCAGTGTATTTTATTAACTTCACCCAGATTGTGTGTGCGttcgtgtttgtgtttgtgtgtgtgtgtttatctgagTATTGATGCATTCTGAAATAGTCCCTCATTCCGTGGTTGTTGTATTACACAGTGCTACAGACAGGGGGcagcacgcacgcgcgcacacacacaagcttctATACATCTATATTCATTTCCTCAGAGCATCAAATGCCCAAAAATTCAAGCACTAACAAAAATCTTTCTGCGTCCATACAGTCTTTACTGTTATTAAGcaaacttcatttttttttttttttttaaaaaaaggaagccAAAACTGAATTACAGCatgtttattacagtaaatacaAGATCAAAATTCATaaagctgacactggagacttacAGACAATTTCACCATATTAACAAttacatatgtttttttttttttttgtcaaatcaAAACACACTTTTAATCAATGTATTATTAGCTTTAGATTGTGTGTAGCACCTGTCATACAAGTGAATGAGTGGGAGTGAGTGAACAGAAGCAAATGAATTAGAGAATTAAGAAAAAGCAGAATGATCCTCAGctgtgatgtgatgtacaggaaaTGAGCTGAGCCGTGAGGATCTGTATCTCTTGTTTTTATTGGTGCATAAAAGTGAagcacaacaaacacaaacacggtGAAGACGAATTATTTCATCATGCAGGCAACACATTTGTCTCTGtacctgtttttttctctttctgtctctttgtccctcatttttatttccatttcccatctgcctgtgtctctctttatgATTTTGTCTTACTCTGagtcttccctctctctctccctctctcgctctcggcAGCAATGGACAGGTGTGATATTGCAGTGTGTTTGCTACAGTCCTGTGTGAACACATCATCATTATAACAGCAACAATGGCCAGTGGGCttttgcaggtgtgtgtgtgtggttctcaGCAGTCTCTCCTGGTACGCACTGTCTTGCTGCGGTATTTAACAGGAAGTGCCCATCGTCTCATCAAATAAATATCAAACGTGTACAGTGTCTCCGCCTCCAGCCCACCTACTGTCGCCGTAGTAACAGCACGGCGTGTATCAAGTTCCTGAAAGTATTTACAGAGCACGCGCTGATCAGGAGGGCGAGACTCTGGTGCTAAACAACGGTCCGTATCACTCCTATGTTCACGAGGTATCACTCGATTTCGACCGGCCTCGCGCTTCTGTTCACTACATATAACTATGTCTTGACCTGTCTCACTCCTTGTTCTACCCCATATCACTCCGTTTCCACCTGTCTCACTTGTCTGTCTACCCTGTACCAGTCTGTCTCGTCCTGTCTCACACTTCTGTCTACCCCGTATCACTCCATCTCCACCTGTCTCACTTCTCTGTGTACCCCGTATCTCTTTGTTTTGACCTGTCTCACGCctctctccacctgtctctctctgcccgtCCACTCTGCGTCTGTAGAGGCAGTACAGTGCTCGTTCCTCGGTTCCCATCCATGCGAGTGTAACGGAGCTGCAGGTGCGCAGTGTGTTAAAGCTCTTGATGTGGAGTGTGTTTGGCAGCGCCGGCGCCCCCCGGCGGTGGAATGCAGACGATGCCTGCATTTTCAGACACAAAGTCTTTCTCTCTGCTGCTTGTGTGTTTCGAGCAGAGAGTCGGAGCTGGATGAGGTAGGATGAGAACCCCTGCAGCCACATCTGGACCAGCTGATCTCCCACTTCCTGTGATGTCAGCACATTTCCTCGGGCCATGACTGAAACAGAGAGCGTgtttgtgagtgtttgtgtgttgttgcAGCTCAGCAGTGTGAGCAGGCCATTCTTCTGCCCACCACGAGGCCGAAAACGGAAACTCCGCCTCTCATCGGCCCCAGATTTCAGTGTGACCCACTGCACCTGCCCCTCTCTCAGTGGGGTCACGCTGTGTGGGTGTAGGTCTGTGAGTATGTGtgggtctgtgagtgtgtgtgggtctgtgaatgggtgtgggtctgcatgtgtgtgtgattctgcgtgtgtgtgtgcaaccaTTCCCGTGTATGCTGCGCTGGTGCCGTTCATTCTGTCAATCACAAACACATCGAAGTAATAGAGTGTGTTTGGGAGGAGCTCTGAGACAGTACACACACTTTCCACcacttcacaaacacacacacgctcgtcgAATCTGTCCAGTTTGACCACAACTTTTTTCTTCCCCTCGTCTTTTATCCCCCCTTTCTCCTCTTGTGCGGCACACAGGCTCCTGTAGTTGTGTTTGCGGTTTACGGTAACGCAGTACTCATACGgccgtgtatgtatgtgtgtgtgtagtgcttTGGTGACAGATGGACTTGGGCTCCAGGTCAGTGTCACACTGCTCATTCCGACCCCGAGCACGTGCACTCTGGGGTCAAAGGGCAACTCTGGAAACACTCCCCATGGTGTGGGTCCTTCATGGAGATaaacatgtgcatgtgtgtcttcCTGTTTTGCTTTAATCCGCAGTGTGTAGACGGAGACTGGGTGAAGCGCTGGACCCCCGTAGGTGTCCACAGCACTGCCTGAGTAAGTATGAAGTGTCTTCTCACTTGCTGTTTTTCTCCACCACACTTCGGGCTCGCTCTTCTTAAAACTCCCTGAAAATCACACAGTCCCTTAAAATAAGATAAAACTAATCAGACAAATCTAATCTCACACATATCATTGAAACCAAAGTGAAGAACATTTACAGGCACTAAAGCTAATCTGCTCTGTGTTCCACTTTTAACACATCCTCATTCATAAAAGAAAGCAGCACACAaaggagatgatgatgaagaggatgatAATGATTGTAGGtgttctataaataataatagataatataatatataatcacCATCATCTAAGAtgaaatatatcataaatactTTATTCTGACTGCTAGTTAGTATGGCAGCtaattagcatgctagctagttagcatggTAGTTACATGTGTGGACATTTGCAACTCAAAGGATGAATGTATAGGTCAGGGTTAGGAACACACTCAACCTGAGCAGCAAGAATAATTTAGTGGGAGAACTATTTCACACCTATTCACaatgttaaaaatattaataataatttacagaTTCGCAC
Proteins encoded:
- the fam149b1 gene encoding protein FAM149B1 isoform X2; this translates as MISRYSRRAVKQNLHIGVSHTALHQHPPPEEAETDCTPQSKALQQDASACNRSVCPSAVAVETSRAWSQIDSYTGTGVSTERSSVFSWAYDEFDKAASRQVQLLFEEIDEELYEGRGGVQQDECKLWTSRFPHLRILGKQLVCTTDEGFQWFSVSSHNSSSGTHIQSTGNELCVQGHRAALCMEVTHKPDSCDSHEDELNKGIEEEEGLMEEYLVFDWRDIDEECVCVNRRTHLVPPVSPYRCRREAVLDFLFDDVWQELIGCMEELLMRLWEGCSSDEEKSSVSLSPAHHQSHNPSGMKSSTSGTLPRLGPQPQHTPNALHTPSTKSRGSKSRWKSKKQRKPSTPSRVCSGSAALQHHTLNELIVVHSLPLQQRHTTAPEHTAHDSEERMSLSKPRPRCSLEQSPSPLPRPPPSSRRRPLPPRTLLPLTQSSTSGNMEDIIRGTRLAPAGERLSSSVMTLSRNTLLPPIGTADKEHTHSGHHTHLSQRHRAPSSRAHSAVADEAGSLLAFSRPNTTHTFRSDTPHRRSFTVLDSSRPARPGRASMGTDSLGIGVTGISLGISSSSFLDSFATHTLDHSPIEDGEEPEGRAPPPALLVPVSLQSHSRGGLMTRSNRPGP
- the fam149b1 gene encoding protein FAM149B1 isoform X1 gives rise to the protein MISRYSRRAVKQNLHISGVSHTALHQHPPPEEAETDCTPQSKALQQDASACNRSVCPSAVAVETSRAWSQIDSYTGTGVSTERSSVFSWAYDEFDKAASRQVQLLFEEIDEELYEGRGGVQQDECKLWTSRFPHLRILGKQLVCTTDEGFQWFSVSSHNSSSGTHIQSTGNELCVQGHRAALCMEVTHKPDSCDSHEDELNKGIEEEEGLMEEYLVFDWRDIDEECVCVNRRTHLVPPVSPYRCRREAVLDFLFDDVWQELIGCMEELLMRLWEGCSSDEEKSSVSLSPAHHQSHNPSGMKSSTSGTLPRLGPQPQHTPNALHTPSTKSRGSKSRWKSKKQRKPSTPSRVCSGSAALQHHTLNELIVVHSLPLQQRHTTAPEHTAHDSEERMSLSKPRPRCSLEQSPSPLPRPPPSSRRRPLPPRTLLPLTQSSTSGNMEDIIRGTRLAPAGERLSSSVMTLSRNTLLPPIGTADKEHTHSGHHTHLSQRHRAPSSRAHSAVADEAGSLLAFSRPNTTHTFRSDTPHRRSFTVLDSSRPARPGRASMGTDSLGIGVTGISLGISSSSFLDSFATHTLDHSPIEDGEEPEGRAPPPALLVPVSLQSHSRGGLMTRSNRPGP
- the fam149b1 gene encoding protein FAM149B1 isoform X3, which produces MISRYSRRAVKQNLHISGVSHTALHQHPPPEEAETDCTPQSKALQQDASACNRSVCPSAVAVETSRAWSQIDSYTGTGVSTERSSVFSWAYDEFDKAASRQVQLLFEEIDEELYEGRGGVQQDECKLWTSRFPHLRILGKQLVCTTDEGFQWFSVSSHNSSSGTHIQSTGNELCVQGHRAALCMEVTHKPDSCDSHEDELNKGIEEEEGLMEEYLVFDWRDMRTHLVPPVSPYRCRREAVLDFLFDDVWQELIGCMEELLMRLWEGCSSDEEKSSVSLSPAHHQSHNPSGMKSSTSGTLPRLGPQPQHTPNALHTPSTKSRGSKSRWKSKKQRKPSTPSRVCSGSAALQHHTLNELIVVHSLPLQQRHTTAPEHTAHDSEERMSLSKPRPRCSLEQSPSPLPRPPPSSRRRPLPPRTLLPLTQSSTSGNMEDIIRGTRLAPAGERLSSSVMTLSRNTLLPPIGTADKEHTHSGHHTHLSQRHRAPSSRAHSAVADEAGSLLAFSRPNTTHTFRSDTPHRRSFTVLDSSRPARPGRASMGTDSLGIGVTGISLGISSSSFLDSFATHTLDHSPIEDGEEPEGRAPPPALLVPVSLQSHSRGGLMTRSNRPGP